The proteins below come from a single Eubacterium limosum genomic window:
- a CDS encoding metal-sensing transcriptional repressor, with translation MEGIDRTKELNLLKTARGQMDGIIKMLEEGRYCIDVSKQVLAVQALLKKANLQILEQHMHHCVTDAFENGSREERNIKIEEIITILDKYYK, from the coding sequence ATGGAAGGTATTGACCGCACTAAGGAGCTCAATCTTTTAAAAACCGCCAGAGGCCAAATGGATGGCATTATAAAGATGCTGGAGGAAGGCCGCTACTGCATTGATGTATCAAAACAGGTGCTGGCGGTGCAAGCTCTTCTGAAAAAGGCCAACTTGCAGATTCTTGAACAGCATATGCATCACTGTGTAACGGATGCCTTTGAAAATGGCAGCAGAGAAGAGCGCAATATTAAGATTGAAGAAATTATTACTATTCTGGATAAATATTATAAATAG
- a CDS encoding RICIN domain-containing protein — MKLQANKDYVIMAQEKTLALGIENGSAENGALIKLQEASQTGADSQKWTAKYVDGEWFKLINKHSGKALDLCMLGTVNGTWVQQWESVDTDSQLWTLEETAEGSYLIRSQRAGIYLDVAMGAAVPGAQMQIWEKTGSSNQVWHFTPTQIDEIAKPDEKMTAEAAPRKKTATRKATAAKKTASSRAKKTTAAKEKATSETAEKVTVSKTTAARKTTASKTAAKKPPTSRKTSTAKKAETVQAVPEPAKKTTQKTRSTAAKKVDTEA, encoded by the coding sequence GTGAAACTGCAAGCAAATAAAGACTACGTCATTATGGCGCAGGAAAAGACGTTGGCTCTCGGAATTGAGAATGGCTCAGCCGAGAATGGTGCACTTATAAAATTACAGGAGGCTTCCCAAACAGGAGCAGACAGCCAGAAATGGACAGCGAAATATGTAGATGGTGAATGGTTTAAACTCATCAATAAACATTCGGGAAAGGCACTGGATCTGTGTATGCTGGGAACAGTAAACGGTACCTGGGTACAGCAGTGGGAATCTGTTGATACGGACAGCCAGCTTTGGACATTAGAAGAAACGGCTGAAGGCAGCTATCTGATCAGGTCACAGCGCGCTGGTATTTATCTTGACGTTGCGATGGGGGCTGCTGTACCAGGTGCACAGATGCAGATCTGGGAAAAAACCGGGAGTTCCAATCAGGTATGGCATTTTACACCGACTCAGATTGATGAGATTGCAAAGCCAGATGAAAAAATGACAGCTGAAGCAGCACCACGAAAAAAAACAGCCACGCGAAAAGCCACTGCGGCTAAAAAAACAGCTTCATCCAGAGCTAAGAAAACAACAGCGGCAAAGGAGAAGGCCACATCAGAAACAGCTGAAAAGGTAACGGTCTCCAAGACAACCGCTGCCAGAAAAACAACGGCTTCTAAAACAGCCGCAAAAAAACCTCCGACTAGCCGAAAAACCAGTACCGCTAAAAAGGCTGAAACAGTACAAGCTGTCCCGGAACCAGCTAAAAAGACAACACAGAAAACACGCTCCACCGCAGCTAAAAAAGTTGATACTGAAGCATAA
- a CDS encoding heavy metal translocating P-type ATPase, whose translation MKKNFKIEGMSCTACAAAIERTVNKMDAVEDAVVNYATENLSVTYNDSAVQAPAIVSAIEKIGYGAVPEQDASLSGKSTAKNTAGENAQKQMKELQTRLIISLVFTIPLFYLSMGPMVGLPIPAFLDGDMNRLVNTITQMLLTLPVVYMGAHFYKDGYKALWKRIPNMDSLVAVGTSASFLYGIYVLYQLAWGYSYGDMTMVHHFAHEIYFEGTAVILTLITLGKYMEARAKGKTSQAIEKLIALAPDTALVERGNTEVEIPIDDVRLGDTVVIKPGDRIPVDGEIISGHSSVDESLLTGESIPVEKETGDHVICGSINKTGAFKFRATKIGDDTTLSKIIHLVEEAQSSKAPIAKIADQISRYFVPAVMGIAALSFIVWLLLGYEFSFALSMGISVLVISCPCALGLATPTAIMVGTGKGAEQGILFKNGPALETLGKADAIVFDKTGTITIGKPSITDIVPLGSTDEETLLQLVASIEAKSEHPLSEAIVEGANERGIELRDVSDFNAIPGLGVEGTVDTRFISIGNQKLMKGSGIDPSTQTELYNTLSDAGKTPLFIGEGSELIGIIAVADTLKENSANAIAQLKAMGTQVYMLTGDNERTARAIGSKINIDHVIANVLPEEKADLIKKLQTEGKQVIMVGDGINDAPALAQSDIGIAIGNGTDVAIESADVILMQNDLLQIVAAIQLSKATIRNIKQNLFWAFIYNTIGIPLAAGILYLPFGLKLNPMFAAAAMSLSSVSVVLNALSLKGFKPKFIPVNDLPSAHTDVTVVNNQINTSDPIMESQKEGTIMTKKLHVNDMSCKHCVKRVEDTLNAIDGVSNVQVSLEDAQATMDVTDTVTDKMLCDALDEAGYPASVITE comes from the coding sequence ATGAAGAAAAATTTTAAAATAGAAGGGATGTCTTGTACGGCCTGCGCTGCTGCCATCGAACGAACCGTAAACAAAATGGACGCCGTCGAGGATGCTGTGGTTAACTATGCCACAGAAAACCTGTCCGTTACCTACAATGACAGCGCTGTTCAGGCTCCGGCGATTGTTTCTGCCATCGAGAAAATCGGTTATGGTGCGGTGCCCGAGCAAGATGCTTCTCTATCTGGTAAAAGTACTGCCAAAAACACCGCCGGTGAAAACGCCCAAAAGCAAATGAAAGAGCTTCAGACTCGGCTCATTATTTCATTGGTTTTCACCATTCCTTTATTCTATCTCTCTATGGGCCCCATGGTAGGGCTGCCCATTCCTGCTTTTTTGGATGGTGATATGAATCGCCTGGTCAACACAATTACACAGATGCTTTTAACCTTGCCTGTTGTTTATATGGGTGCACATTTTTATAAAGATGGTTATAAAGCCCTCTGGAAACGCATTCCAAATATGGACTCTCTGGTAGCCGTCGGCACCAGTGCTTCATTTCTTTATGGTATTTATGTATTGTACCAGCTGGCTTGGGGTTACTCATATGGTGATATGACCATGGTGCATCATTTTGCCCATGAGATTTATTTTGAAGGGACTGCAGTTATCTTAACCCTTATCACCCTGGGAAAATATATGGAAGCACGCGCTAAAGGGAAAACCTCTCAGGCCATTGAAAAGCTCATTGCCCTGGCGCCAGATACTGCTCTCGTAGAACGCGGTAATACAGAAGTCGAAATTCCCATTGATGATGTGCGCCTCGGCGATACCGTTGTCATTAAACCTGGTGATCGTATTCCCGTAGATGGTGAGATTATCTCTGGCCATTCCAGCGTGGATGAATCTCTGCTTACCGGCGAAAGCATTCCAGTAGAAAAGGAAACAGGCGACCACGTTATCTGTGGCAGCATCAACAAAACCGGTGCTTTTAAGTTCCGTGCCACCAAGATTGGCGATGATACCACACTCAGCAAGATTATCCATCTGGTAGAAGAGGCTCAGTCCTCCAAAGCCCCGATCGCCAAGATTGCCGACCAGATCAGCCGTTATTTTGTACCGGCTGTTATGGGTATTGCAGCCTTATCCTTTATCGTCTGGCTCCTCCTTGGCTATGAGTTCTCCTTTGCCCTGTCTATGGGTATTTCAGTACTCGTTATCTCATGTCCCTGTGCCCTTGGTCTGGCAACGCCGACAGCCATTATGGTAGGCACCGGTAAAGGCGCTGAACAGGGCATTCTTTTTAAAAACGGCCCTGCCCTTGAAACCCTTGGAAAAGCCGATGCCATTGTTTTTGACAAGACCGGCACCATCACCATTGGCAAGCCTTCCATTACAGATATTGTCCCCCTGGGCAGTACGGATGAAGAAACACTGCTTCAGCTGGTTGCTTCCATCGAAGCCAAGTCCGAACATCCGCTTAGTGAAGCCATTGTAGAGGGCGCTAATGAACGTGGTATTGAGCTGCGGGATGTGTCCGACTTCAATGCGATTCCCGGCCTCGGCGTTGAGGGTACTGTGGATACCCGTTTTATTTCTATCGGCAATCAAAAGCTCATGAAAGGCTCCGGAATTGATCCCAGTACACAGACCGAGCTTTACAATACGCTTTCTGACGCTGGCAAAACACCTCTTTTTATCGGTGAAGGCAGTGAACTGATTGGCATAATCGCCGTTGCAGATACGCTTAAGGAAAATTCAGCCAATGCCATCGCTCAGCTCAAGGCTATGGGCACACAGGTATATATGCTGACCGGCGACAATGAACGGACTGCCCGGGCCATTGGCTCAAAAATCAATATCGATCACGTTATCGCTAACGTTCTGCCAGAGGAAAAGGCAGACCTGATCAAAAAGCTCCAGACTGAAGGCAAACAGGTTATTATGGTTGGGGATGGCATCAATGATGCGCCTGCCCTGGCTCAAAGTGACATCGGCATTGCCATCGGCAACGGAACCGATGTGGCCATCGAGTCTGCTGATGTTATCCTTATGCAGAACGATCTTTTACAGATCGTGGCGGCTATACAACTAAGTAAAGCGACGATCCGAAATATCAAGCAGAACTTATTTTGGGCCTTTATTTACAATACTATTGGCATTCCGTTGGCCGCTGGGATTCTTTACCTCCCCTTCGGTCTCAAACTGAACCCAATGTTTGCCGCAGCGGCCATGAGCTTAAGCTCCGTTTCCGTTGTGTTGAACGCACTGTCCCTGAAAGGCTTCAAGCCCAAATTTATCCCTGTGAATGACCTGCCGTCTGCCCATACTGATGTGACGGTTGTCAATAATCAAATTAATACCAGTGATCCGATAATGGAATCACAGAAAGAAGGAACAATTATGACTAAAAAATTACACGTAAATGACATGAGCTGCAAACACTGCGTAAAACGCGTTGAAGACACCCTGAACGCCATTGATGGCGTTTCAAATGTTCAGGTTTCTCTGGAGGATGCCCAAGCTACTATGGATGTAACAGATACTGTTACCGACAAAATGCTGTGCGATGCCCTGGATGAGGCAGGCTACCCGGCCTCTGTCATTACTGAGTAA
- the hydA gene encoding dihydropyrimidinase — MKKTIIKGGILFSSTDTVNADILVENGKIAQIGQNLEAPEANIIDAAGKYIFPGFIDPHTHLDMDTGTAHTADDFVSATKGAVSGGTTTIIDFATQDKGHSLTEALKNWHGLADNRSSCHYGFHMAITDWNETTRKELKTMKDSGVTSFKLYMAYDNLRSNDREIFEILEAVKTYGGLVSMHCENGDLVNALIAEQKRQGRMSPAAHPLSRPDFVEAEAVNRFLAIAEAAESPVYVVHLSTERGLSECLNARRRGQKVFIETCPQYLLLDDSCYELEGFESAKYVFAPPARKPSDEKALWEAVSSGIVDTIGSDHCSFNMKGGKDLGKNDFSKIPNGMPGVETRPILMYTFGVCKNKMTLNQMTAQLSETPAKIFGMYPQKGALKPGSDADIVIWDPEYEGTITQKDQYQNVDYTPYEGVKTKGRAEVVLLNGETVVEKGRVIAENKGQYIPRGICQL, encoded by the coding sequence ATGAAAAAAACAATCATCAAAGGCGGTATTCTTTTTTCTTCCACAGATACGGTTAACGCCGATATTTTGGTGGAAAATGGTAAAATCGCTCAAATAGGCCAAAATCTCGAAGCCCCCGAAGCCAATATCATCGACGCTGCTGGAAAGTACATTTTCCCAGGCTTTATCGATCCACACACACATCTGGATATGGACACCGGAACAGCCCACACAGCAGATGATTTTGTCTCCGCGACAAAAGGTGCTGTCTCCGGCGGTACCACCACCATCATTGATTTTGCCACTCAGGATAAAGGGCACAGCCTGACAGAGGCTTTAAAAAACTGGCATGGGCTGGCGGATAACCGCTCCTCCTGCCATTATGGCTTTCATATGGCCATTACCGACTGGAATGAAACGACACGCAAAGAGCTGAAAACAATGAAGGATTCAGGGGTAACCTCCTTTAAGCTCTATATGGCCTATGATAACCTGCGCTCCAATGACCGTGAAATCTTTGAGATTTTAGAAGCTGTTAAAACCTATGGCGGGCTTGTCTCCATGCACTGTGAAAACGGCGATCTTGTCAACGCACTGATTGCCGAACAAAAACGCCAAGGCCGCATGAGCCCTGCCGCCCATCCCCTTTCCAGGCCTGATTTTGTGGAAGCAGAGGCTGTCAACCGCTTTTTAGCCATCGCAGAAGCCGCTGAATCTCCTGTTTATGTGGTACACCTTAGTACTGAACGGGGGCTTTCAGAGTGCCTGAATGCCCGCCGGCGAGGACAAAAAGTCTTTATTGAAACCTGTCCGCAATATCTACTGCTTGATGACAGCTGTTATGAACTGGAGGGTTTCGAGAGTGCGAAATATGTTTTTGCGCCTCCGGCACGCAAACCATCAGACGAAAAAGCGCTTTGGGAAGCTGTTAGCTCTGGAATTGTTGATACCATCGGCAGTGATCATTGCAGCTTTAATATGAAAGGCGGAAAGGATCTTGGTAAAAATGACTTCAGTAAAATTCCAAACGGCATGCCCGGTGTGGAAACCCGCCCGATACTCATGTATACCTTTGGCGTGTGTAAAAACAAAATGACACTGAATCAGATGACGGCCCAGCTCTCAGAAACACCAGCGAAAATTTTTGGCATGTATCCGCAGAAGGGAGCCTTAAAACCTGGAAGTGATGCCGATATTGTTATCTGGGATCCAGAATATGAGGGCACTATTACTCAGAAGGACCAATACCAAAATGTTGACTATACACCCTACGAAGGTGTCAAAACCAAGGGCCGAGCAGAAGTTGTCCTGTTAAACGGAGAAACCGTTGTCGAAAAAGGCAGGGTTATTGCTGAAAACAAAGGGCAGTATATCCCACGGGGGATCTGTCAGCTTTAA
- the ygfK gene encoding putative selenate reductase subunit YgfK — protein MSDKMYPIPFGEMINWILSEYKKEKSIFGVHKLYKKNDQQTLSIFDEMLETPFGPAAGPHNQLAQNIIAAYVGGARFFELKTVQPVDGEDLAALVSKPCITAGDECYNCEWSTELRVEEAYDEYVKAWFAIKLLAKEMGFGSPDGFIFNMSVGYDFAGVQTEKIDHYIEGMKNAENSAVWQECMDYTLTHLDQFDNIDAGYVRSITPVVSRSITLSTLHGCPPDEIERIASYLINEKGLNTFVKCNPTMLGYESAREILDSMGYDYMDFDDYHFLHDLQFKDAVPMFTRLKKEAADKGVAFGVKITNTFPQKVVDGILPSEDMYMSGRSLFPCSIELANRLAKAFDGDLRISYSGGADIFNIKDIFKAGIWPITLATTLLKPGGYNRLDQMAEDLVSYNFKEVQNLKPSALSMLAKRARTNPHNVKGAIKPLPSRKFDKKVPLVDCFAAPCSEACPISQDIPDYIELLGENKPMEALKVITAKNPLPFITGTICNHRCMDKCTRNFYESPLCIRDVKLNAAELGYDDLLKEIKPVEKRTDAKVAIVGGGPTGISAAYFLTRNGVSATIFERNESLGGIVRHVVPEFRVDAEIVENDVKLMEAYGVEVITNKEIGSVEELKSKGFKYVIAATGAWGPSPYKLEGEQAINVLDFLQSFRKDASSLKLGKDVVVIGGGNTAMDAARAAKKAPGVENVHLVYRRTKRYMPADEEELAMALEDGVKFYELLSPEKFDGSTLSCRKMVLGAPDVSGRRSPENTDEFMDIPANTVIASVGAKIDKEWFAQNKIAVTDRGRVEVNKDTLEARDNIFVAGDAQLGAATVVQAIADARKVTDTIVKAEALEAVSTYSRNTGDYDRALAKRGILAEPKCESTECSRCLECSTVCESCMDVCPNRANLALFVPHHKMRQIVHVDRMCNECGNCQTFCPYDSAPYKDKFTLYHTLSDFEDSSNSGFLVTGDNCVKVRLEGNVIDASIGDSTLPQGINDIIKAVVNNYSYLL, from the coding sequence ATGAGCGATAAAATGTACCCTATCCCCTTTGGCGAAATGATCAACTGGATCTTAAGTGAATACAAAAAAGAAAAAAGTATTTTCGGTGTCCACAAGCTTTACAAAAAAAACGACCAGCAGACACTCTCAATTTTTGACGAGATGCTGGAAACCCCTTTTGGCCCGGCAGCAGGACCACACAACCAGCTGGCGCAGAACATCATCGCCGCTTATGTGGGCGGCGCCCGTTTCTTTGAATTAAAAACCGTACAGCCTGTAGACGGCGAAGACCTTGCCGCGCTTGTTTCCAAGCCCTGCATCACAGCCGGTGATGAATGCTACAACTGTGAATGGTCTACCGAACTGCGCGTAGAAGAAGCCTATGACGAATATGTAAAGGCCTGGTTTGCCATCAAGCTTTTAGCCAAGGAAATGGGCTTCGGAAGCCCAGACGGGTTTATCTTTAACATGAGTGTCGGCTATGATTTTGCTGGCGTTCAGACTGAAAAAATTGATCATTATATCGAGGGGATGAAAAATGCTGAAAACTCAGCTGTATGGCAAGAATGTATGGATTATACCCTGACTCATTTAGATCAGTTTGATAATATTGACGCTGGTTATGTCAGAAGTATTACTCCGGTTGTCAGCCGCTCCATCACGCTTTCTACCCTCCACGGCTGTCCACCCGATGAAATTGAACGAATCGCCAGCTACCTGATTAACGAAAAAGGTTTGAATACTTTTGTTAAGTGTAATCCCACCATGTTAGGCTACGAATCTGCTCGCGAAATTCTGGACAGCATGGGTTATGACTACATGGATTTTGACGACTATCATTTCCTTCATGACCTTCAGTTCAAGGACGCTGTACCCATGTTTACCCGACTGAAAAAAGAAGCCGCCGATAAAGGCGTTGCCTTTGGGGTGAAAATCACGAATACCTTCCCTCAGAAGGTTGTTGACGGTATTTTGCCAAGTGAAGATATGTATATGTCCGGCCGGTCCCTGTTCCCTTGTTCAATCGAACTGGCAAACCGCCTGGCAAAAGCCTTTGACGGCGATCTGCGTATTTCTTACTCTGGCGGCGCGGATATCTTTAACATTAAAGACATCTTTAAAGCAGGCATTTGGCCGATCACCCTGGCTACCACCCTCTTAAAACCAGGCGGATACAACCGCCTTGACCAAATGGCAGAGGATCTTGTTTCTTATAATTTCAAGGAAGTACAAAATCTGAAGCCTTCGGCTTTATCCATGCTCGCAAAACGTGCCAGAACCAACCCTCATAATGTAAAAGGCGCAATAAAACCATTGCCATCCAGAAAATTCGACAAAAAAGTACCCTTAGTTGACTGTTTTGCAGCCCCCTGTTCTGAAGCCTGTCCAATTTCTCAGGATATCCCGGATTATATTGAACTTCTGGGCGAAAACAAGCCTATGGAAGCGCTTAAAGTTATCACTGCGAAAAATCCACTTCCGTTCATCACCGGTACCATCTGTAATCACCGCTGTATGGATAAATGTACACGTAATTTCTATGAATCTCCTCTGTGTATCCGCGATGTAAAGCTTAATGCTGCCGAGCTGGGTTATGATGATTTACTCAAAGAGATCAAACCCGTTGAAAAACGTACGGATGCCAAGGTTGCCATTGTCGGTGGCGGCCCTACCGGGATTTCCGCCGCTTACTTCCTGACAAGAAATGGAGTCTCTGCCACGATCTTTGAACGCAATGAAAGTCTGGGGGGGATTGTACGCCATGTAGTTCCTGAATTCCGTGTTGATGCCGAAATCGTAGAAAATGATGTAAAGCTCATGGAAGCCTATGGTGTAGAAGTTATTACAAACAAAGAAATCGGCTCCGTAGAAGAACTGAAAAGTAAAGGCTTCAAATATGTTATTGCCGCTACCGGCGCCTGGGGGCCAAGCCCGTATAAGCTGGAGGGTGAACAGGCAATCAACGTACTTGACTTTTTACAAAGCTTCAGAAAAGATGCGTCCAGCCTGAAACTCGGGAAGGACGTTGTGGTGATCGGCGGCGGTAATACCGCCATGGATGCCGCCAGAGCTGCCAAAAAAGCGCCGGGCGTTGAAAATGTCCATCTGGTATACCGCAGAACAAAGCGTTATATGCCAGCCGACGAAGAAGAACTTGCAATGGCATTGGAAGACGGCGTGAAATTCTATGAGCTTCTCTCACCTGAAAAATTTGATGGCAGCACCCTTTCCTGCCGTAAGATGGTACTTGGCGCACCGGATGTGTCTGGTAGAAGAAGTCCCGAAAACACAGATGAATTCATGGATATTCCAGCTAATACTGTCATTGCCTCAGTTGGCGCAAAAATTGACAAAGAATGGTTTGCTCAGAATAAAATCGCTGTGACAGACCGTGGCCGTGTCGAAGTGAACAAAGACACGCTGGAAGCCCGTGACAATATATTTGTAGCCGGTGACGCTCAATTAGGCGCTGCCACCGTTGTACAGGCCATTGCAGACGCGCGCAAAGTTACCGATACCATTGTAAAGGCCGAAGCACTCGAAGCCGTTTCTACCTATTCTAGAAATACCGGCGATTATGACAGAGCTCTGGCTAAACGGGGAATTCTGGCTGAACCAAAATGCGAATCAACAGAATGCAGCCGTTGTTTGGAATGCTCAACTGTCTGTGAATCCTGTATGGATGTGTGTCCAAACCGTGCAAATTTAGCCCTTTTTGTACCGCACCATAAGATGCGCCAAATCGTACATGTTGACAGAATGTGTAACGAATGTGGTAACTGCCAGACCTTCTGTCCATATGACAGTGCGCCTTACAAGGATAAGTTTACCCTCTATCACACCCTTTCCGACTTTGAAGACAGCAGTAACAGTGGTTTTCTGGTCACTGGTGACAATTGTGTTAAAGTCCGCCTTGAAGGCAATGTTATTGATGCCTCTATCGGTGACAGTACACTGCCCCAGGGTATCAATGATATTATTAAAGCGGTAGTCAATAATTACAGCTATCTCCTTTAA
- the xdh gene encoding selenium-dependent xanthine dehydrogenase — MYTIKVNGVIHEVEQDKKLMRFLRDDLRLTSVKDGCSEGACGTCTIIIDGKATRSCIPMVSKMADKEIITVEGLTEREKEVYSYAFATAGAVQCGFCIPGMVMSGKALIDINPEPTRLEVINAIKNNICRCTGYKKIIDGILLAAKIFREDLPVNEEAGEVTVGQAMQRVDAREKVLGTGEYPDDLYLDGMIYGSAVRAEYPRARVLAIHTDEAKALPGVIGIFTAEDIPGSVKVGHLKQDWDTMIPVGKTTHYIGDAICLVAAETPEILEEAKKLVKVEYEQLEGVFDPREAMKKEAPLVHEGSETNVLAHEHLVRGNADEVIARSKYKVTRHYETPWTEHAFLEPETAVAMPFDGDGVFIYSTDQGTYDTQHECMAMLGLPPEKVIVENKLVGGGFGGKEDVSVQHHAALIAYLTKRTVKVKLTRKESIMIHPKRHPFYMDVTSACDEKGHLTALKAVVVSDTGAYASLGGPVLQRACTHAAGPYNFQTIDIDGKAVYTNNPPAGAFRGFGVTQTCFASEMNLNLLAEMVGITPWEIRYRNAVRPGEVLPNGQIADSATGIAETLEAVKEIYDSEKYVGIGCAMKNAGVGVGLPDWGRCRLLVKGGRVEIHAGASCIGQGLGTVLTQVLSETAGLTLDQIAYMPPNTANAPDSGTTSGSRQTLVTGEACRRAAEDLKAAMKDKTLAELEGQDFMGEYLAKTDAMGTPVPNPISHVAYGYATQMCVLNEDGTIKKMVAAHDVGKAVNPISVEGQIEGGVVMGMGYALTEQYELDHGIPKSKFGTLGLFKADKVPELDSIVVEKPGIDVAYGAIGIGEITSIPTAPAIADAYYRLNGEFQTVLPLKNTPYEKKKKK, encoded by the coding sequence ATGTACACGATTAAGGTCAATGGAGTTATACATGAGGTTGAACAGGATAAAAAGCTCATGCGCTTTTTAAGAGATGATTTGAGATTAACTTCAGTCAAGGATGGCTGTAGTGAAGGGGCCTGCGGTACCTGTACGATTATCATCGACGGCAAAGCGACCCGGTCCTGCATACCCATGGTATCTAAAATGGCAGATAAGGAAATTATCACGGTAGAAGGCCTTACAGAGCGTGAGAAAGAAGTTTACAGCTATGCCTTTGCAACAGCAGGCGCTGTGCAGTGCGGTTTTTGTATACCGGGTATGGTAATGTCAGGAAAAGCGCTCATTGATATTAATCCAGAACCGACGCGTTTAGAGGTAATAAACGCTATCAAAAACAATATATGCCGTTGTACCGGTTATAAAAAAATTATTGATGGTATTTTATTGGCGGCTAAAATTTTCAGAGAAGATCTCCCTGTGAATGAAGAAGCAGGTGAGGTCACTGTCGGCCAGGCTATGCAGCGTGTGGATGCCAGAGAAAAGGTGCTGGGAACAGGCGAATACCCGGATGATCTTTATCTGGACGGTATGATCTATGGCAGCGCTGTGCGGGCAGAATATCCGAGAGCCCGTGTGCTGGCCATTCATACAGATGAAGCGAAAGCACTGCCGGGTGTGATTGGTATTTTTACAGCGGAGGATATTCCGGGTAGTGTCAAGGTTGGACACCTTAAGCAGGACTGGGATACAATGATCCCTGTTGGGAAAACCACGCACTATATCGGCGATGCGATCTGTCTGGTAGCGGCGGAAACACCAGAAATTTTGGAAGAAGCCAAAAAGCTGGTAAAGGTTGAGTACGAACAGCTTGAAGGTGTCTTTGATCCGCGTGAGGCGATGAAAAAGGAGGCTCCTTTAGTGCACGAGGGCAGTGAAACCAATGTTTTGGCACATGAGCACCTGGTACGTGGAAATGCGGATGAGGTTATTGCCCGTTCAAAATATAAGGTTACACGCCATTATGAAACGCCGTGGACCGAGCATGCTTTCCTGGAACCGGAAACAGCTGTGGCAATGCCCTTTGATGGCGACGGTGTCTTTATCTATTCAACAGACCAGGGAACCTACGACACTCAGCATGAGTGCATGGCGATGCTGGGGCTGCCTCCCGAAAAGGTCATTGTAGAAAATAAGCTGGTTGGCGGCGGCTTTGGAGGGAAGGAAGACGTATCGGTCCAGCATCATGCTGCGCTGATTGCTTATCTGACCAAACGAACTGTCAAGGTCAAGCTTACGCGCAAAGAAAGCATTATGATTCATCCTAAACGCCATCCATTTTATATGGATGTCACATCTGCCTGCGATGAAAAGGGACATTTGACAGCATTAAAAGCAGTAGTCGTGTCCGATACGGGTGCTTATGCCTCTTTGGGGGGACCGGTACTTCAGCGGGCCTGTACACACGCTGCCGGACCTTATAATTTCCAGACCATTGATATTGACGGTAAAGCTGTATATACGAACAACCCGCCAGCAGGTGCTTTCAGGGGCTTTGGGGTAACTCAGACCTGCTTTGCCTCTGAGATGAACCTTAACCTTTTAGCTGAAATGGTGGGGATCACACCATGGGAAATCCGTTACCGCAACGCAGTACGGCCGGGTGAGGTGCTTCCAAACGGACAGATTGCCGATTCGGCAACGGGGATTGCCGAAACATTAGAAGCCGTTAAGGAAATTTACGACAGTGAAAAATACGTGGGCATTGGCTGTGCGATGAAAAATGCCGGAGTTGGCGTGGGTCTTCCAGACTGGGGACGCTGCCGGCTCCTGGTAAAGGGCGGACGTGTCGAGATACATGCTGGAGCTTCCTGTATTGGTCAAGGTCTGGGTACAGTCTTAACGCAGGTGCTTTCTGAGACCGCTGGCCTTACTCTGGACCAGATTGCCTATATGCCGCCGAATACAGCGAATGCACCGGACTCTGGCACAACCTCTGGTTCCAGGCAGACATTGGTAACGGGTGAAGCTTGTAGACGGGCAGCGGAGGATTTGAAGGCGGCAATGAAAGATAAAACACTGGCCGAGCTTGAAGGACAGGATTTTATGGGAGAGTATCTGGCAAAAACAGACGCCATGGGTACACCTGTGCCAAACCCGATTTCGCATGTAGCCTACGGCTATGCGACACAGATGTGTGTGCTGAATGAAGATGGTACCATTAAAAAAATGGTTGCGGCTCATGACGTGGGCAAGGCTGTAAATCCTATCAGTGTCGAGGGGCAAATTGAAGGCGGTGTAGTTATGGGCATGGGCTATGCGCTTACAGAGCAGTATGAGCTGGATCACGGTATTCCGAAGTCAAAATTTGGTACACTTGGCCTTTTTAAGGCAGATAAAGTGCCGGAGCTTGACAGTATCGTTGTTGAAAAACCAGGCATTGATGTGGCCTATGGTGCCATTGGTATTGGCGAGATTACCTCCATACCGACAGCGCCGGCCATTGCGGATGCATACTATCGTTTAAACGGCGAATTTCAGACGGTTTTACCGCTGAAAAATACACCTTATGAGAAAAAGAAGAAAAAGTAA